In Pseudomonas alcaliphila JAB1, a single window of DNA contains:
- a CDS encoding RidA family protein, with translation MSLPEYHMFAAAPAPVAPFSHACEADGWVFITGQLPIDPGNEAAPLPEGIEAQTHKTFDNLLVVLKGLGLGLENVVSARAFLTDFYGDYARFNAAYASYFPEGKRPARTCIGTTGLARHALVEIDFIARRP, from the coding sequence ATGTCGTTGCCTGAATACCATATGTTCGCCGCCGCACCCGCACCGGTCGCGCCGTTCTCCCACGCTTGCGAAGCCGACGGCTGGGTGTTCATCACCGGCCAGTTGCCCATCGATCCAGGCAACGAAGCGGCGCCGCTACCCGAAGGTATCGAAGCGCAAACCCACAAGACCTTCGACAACCTGCTGGTGGTGCTCAAGGGGCTGGGCCTGGGACTTGAAAACGTGGTGTCGGCCCGGGCCTTTCTCACCGATTTCTATGGCGACTACGCGCGCTTCAACGCGGCCTACGCCAGCTACTTCCCCGAAGGCAAGCGACCGGCGCGCACCTGTATCGGTACCACCGGCCTGGCGCGGCATGCGTTGGTGGAGATCGACTTCATTGCGCGGCGGCCCTGA
- the glsB gene encoding glutaminase B yields the protein MQALLNEILDEVRPLIGQGKVADYIPALASVVPDQLGIAVYGNDGQVHVAGDARTPFSIQSISKVFSLVQAIGHSGESIWQRLGHEPSGQPFNSLVQLEFERGKPRNPFINAGALVICDINQSRYAAPALSMRDFVRRLSGNPEVTVDNHVAESEYQHRARNAAAAYLMQSFGNFHNEVEAVLRSYFSCCALRMSCVDLARAFGFLANEGFCQHSGEQVLSPRQTKQINAIMATSGLYDEAGNFAYRVGLPGKSGVGGGIVAVVPGQFSVCVWSPELNAAGNSLAGIKALELLSERIGWSVF from the coding sequence ATGCAAGCGCTGTTGAACGAAATTCTCGATGAAGTTCGCCCACTGATCGGCCAGGGCAAGGTGGCCGACTACATTCCCGCACTGGCCAGCGTGGTGCCCGATCAACTGGGCATCGCGGTGTATGGTAACGACGGCCAGGTGCATGTCGCCGGCGATGCCCGTACGCCCTTCTCGATCCAGAGCATTTCCAAGGTGTTCAGCCTGGTCCAGGCCATCGGCCACAGCGGCGAAAGCATCTGGCAGCGCCTCGGCCACGAGCCGTCCGGGCAGCCGTTCAACTCGCTGGTGCAGCTGGAGTTCGAGCGTGGCAAGCCACGCAATCCGTTCATCAATGCCGGCGCCCTGGTTATCTGCGACATCAACCAGTCGCGCTACGCCGCACCGGCGCTGTCGATGCGCGACTTCGTCCGGCGCCTGTCGGGCAACCCCGAGGTCACGGTGGACAATCATGTCGCCGAGTCGGAGTACCAGCACCGCGCGCGCAACGCCGCAGCAGCCTACCTGATGCAGTCGTTCGGCAATTTCCACAACGAAGTCGAGGCCGTGCTGCGCAGCTACTTCAGCTGCTGCGCGCTGCGCATGAGCTGCGTCGACCTGGCGCGCGCCTTTGGCTTCCTGGCCAATGAAGGCTTCTGCCAGCACAGCGGCGAACAGGTGCTGTCGCCCCGCCAGACCAAGCAGATCAACGCCATCATGGCCACCAGCGGCCTGTACGACGAGGCGGGCAACTTCGCCTACCGCGTCGGCCTGCCGGGCAAGAGCGGCGTCGGCGGCGGCATCGTCGCGGTGGTACCAGGGCAGTTCAGTGTCTGTGTGTGGTCACCAGAGTTGAACGCCGCGGGTAACTCCCTGGCCGGGATCAAGGCGCTGGAACTGCTCAGCGAACGCATCGGCTGGTCGGTATTCTGA
- a CDS encoding alanine/glycine:cation symporter family protein, translating into MLDLLNDLIWSKLLIVMLIGLGLFFTIASRFVQFRYFGSMFRIFSEAFQRQPGQLSSFQALMLSVAGRVGAGNIAGVSVAIMLGGPGAIFWMWVVALVGMATSYFECSLAQLYKRREADGGYRGGPAFYIQHGLGQRWLGIVVSILLLVTFGFGFNAVQSFTVASSLHDTFGVPTLASGIALTVVIGLIIFGGIKRIAKFADVLVPVMAFSYLGMALLVIGLNISEVPATFALIFKSAFGLEPAFAGGIGAAIIMGVKRGLFSNEAGLGSAPNVAAVAEVKHPAAQGIVQSLSVFIDTLILCSCTAMIILLSGVYQPGMEQAGVVLTQSAVAAVVGEWGRVFVSLALLLFVFTTLIYNYYLGENALGFFSQKRGPVMIYRVLVVGLVLWGSVQDLGTVFAFADVTMGLLAIANLIALALLFQVGLRLMRDYDSQIKAGVESPVLDAKQFADLDLDPAVWGSQPGKTADQAEIGDRIYQR; encoded by the coding sequence ATGCTCGATCTTCTCAATGACCTCATCTGGAGCAAGCTGCTGATCGTGATGCTGATCGGTCTCGGCCTGTTCTTCACCATCGCCTCACGCTTCGTCCAGTTCCGCTACTTCGGCAGCATGTTCCGTATCTTCAGCGAGGCATTCCAGCGTCAGCCGGGCCAGCTCAGCTCGTTCCAGGCGCTGATGCTGTCGGTGGCCGGCCGCGTGGGCGCCGGCAACATCGCCGGCGTATCGGTGGCGATCATGCTCGGCGGTCCGGGCGCCATCTTCTGGATGTGGGTCGTGGCCCTGGTCGGCATGGCCACCAGCTACTTCGAGTGCTCGCTGGCGCAACTGTACAAGCGTCGCGAGGCCGATGGCGGCTACCGCGGTGGTCCGGCCTTCTACATCCAGCACGGCCTTGGCCAGCGCTGGCTGGGTATCGTCGTATCGATCCTGCTGCTGGTGACCTTCGGCTTCGGCTTCAACGCCGTGCAGTCCTTCACCGTCGCCAGCTCGCTGCACGACACCTTCGGCGTTCCGACCCTGGCCAGTGGCATTGCCCTGACCGTGGTGATCGGTCTGATCATCTTCGGTGGCATCAAGCGCATCGCCAAGTTCGCTGACGTGCTGGTGCCGGTCATGGCGTTCTCCTATCTGGGCATGGCGCTGCTGGTGATCGGTCTGAACATCAGCGAAGTTCCAGCCACCTTCGCCTTGATCTTCAAGAGCGCCTTCGGCCTCGAGCCGGCCTTCGCCGGTGGCATCGGCGCGGCCATCATCATGGGCGTCAAGCGCGGGCTGTTCTCCAACGAAGCTGGCCTGGGCAGTGCGCCGAACGTGGCCGCGGTCGCCGAGGTCAAGCACCCAGCCGCGCAGGGCATCGTGCAGTCGCTCAGCGTGTTCATCGACACCCTGATCCTGTGCAGCTGCACGGCGATGATCATTCTGCTCTCCGGCGTGTATCAGCCGGGCATGGAGCAGGCCGGTGTGGTGTTGACCCAGAGTGCCGTCGCAGCCGTGGTCGGTGAGTGGGGCCGGGTGTTCGTCAGCCTGGCGCTGCTGCTGTTCGTCTTCACCACCCTGATCTACAACTACTACCTGGGTGAGAACGCCCTGGGCTTCTTCAGCCAGAAGCGCGGCCCGGTGATGATCTACCGCGTGCTGGTGGTCGGCCTGGTGCTGTGGGGTTCGGTGCAGGATCTGGGCACCGTGTTCGCCTTCGCTGACGTGACCATGGGTCTGCTGGCCATCGCCAACCTGATTGCCCTGGCACTGCTGTTCCAGGTGGGCCTGCGCCTGATGCGCGACTACGATAGCCAGATCAAGGCGGGTGTTGAGTCGCCGGTGCTGGACGCCAAGCAGTTCGCTGATCTGGACCTCGACCCTGCCGTCTGGGGTAGTCAGCCGGGTAAAACCGCCGACCAGGCGGAAATCGGTGATCGCATCTACCAGCGTTGA
- a CDS encoding GNAT family N-acetyltransferase: MSIEIRPVVAADHQAWLPLWQGYQRFYMTEIPAETSAATWQRFLDPAEPMGAALAWQGDQAIGLVHWVIHRSTWTTGDYCYLQDLFVAKGQRSGGVGRQLIQHVYEQARAAGCSRVHWLTHESNSQAKLLYERIGERSGFVQYRKLL, encoded by the coding sequence ATGAGCATCGAAATTCGCCCTGTAGTCGCTGCCGATCACCAAGCCTGGTTGCCCTTGTGGCAGGGCTACCAGCGCTTCTACATGACCGAGATTCCAGCCGAGACCAGCGCCGCTACCTGGCAGCGCTTTCTCGACCCCGCCGAGCCCATGGGCGCCGCCCTGGCCTGGCAGGGTGACCAGGCCATTGGCCTGGTGCACTGGGTCATCCACCGCTCGACCTGGACCACCGGCGACTATTGCTACCTGCAGGACCTGTTCGTCGCCAAGGGCCAGCGCAGTGGCGGCGTTGGCCGTCAGCTGATCCAGCATGTCTACGAGCAGGCGCGTGCTGCCGGCTGTTCACGGGTGCACTGGCTGACTCACGAGAGCAACAGCCAGGCCAAGCTGCTGTACGAGCGCATCGGTGAGCGCTCGGGATTCGTGCAGTACCGCAAGCTCCTGTAG
- a CDS encoding asparaginase: MATPEKLLVLYTGGTIGMQMSAGGLAPASGFEARMRTQQASENASELPQWTFRELLPLIDSANMNTGHWLALRDEIVTAVQTHGHDAVLVLHGTDTLAYSAAALSFLLLSLDMPVVLTGAMQPAGVDGGDAWPNLFGAMRALYRGVAPGVHLYFNGQLLHGARCSKLRSDAFDAFQVLPRQRQAERATVDARIDFRQPRQPVNLAVLPLHPAVQAGQLQALLSSGVQGLLLECYGSGTGPAGDAQLMSVLREAHQRGVVLAAISQCPQGHVQFGVYAAGSRLAEVGLVSCGGMTREAALGKLFALLGAGLPQTEVEYWLARDLCGEMSD, encoded by the coding sequence ATGGCGACCCCAGAAAAACTCCTGGTGCTGTACACAGGCGGCACCATCGGCATGCAGATGAGCGCAGGCGGCCTAGCGCCGGCCTCGGGTTTCGAGGCGCGCATGCGCACCCAACAAGCCAGCGAGAACGCCAGCGAACTGCCGCAATGGACCTTCCGCGAGCTGCTGCCGCTGATCGACAGCGCCAACATGAACACCGGCCACTGGCTGGCGCTGCGTGACGAGATCGTCACCGCCGTGCAGACGCATGGCCACGACGCCGTGCTGGTGCTGCATGGCACCGATACCCTGGCCTACAGCGCTGCGGCGCTGAGCTTCCTGCTGCTCAGCCTCGACATGCCGGTGGTGCTCACGGGCGCCATGCAGCCAGCTGGTGTCGATGGCGGCGATGCCTGGCCCAATCTGTTCGGCGCCATGCGCGCGCTGTATCGCGGCGTCGCGCCTGGCGTGCACCTGTACTTCAACGGCCAGCTGCTGCATGGCGCACGTTGCTCGAAGTTGCGCAGCGATGCCTTCGACGCCTTCCAGGTGCTGCCGCGTCAGCGTCAGGCCGAACGGGCCACGGTCGATGCGCGGATCGACTTCCGCCAGCCGCGCCAGCCGGTCAATCTTGCCGTGCTGCCGCTGCATCCGGCGGTGCAGGCCGGGCAGCTGCAAGCTCTGCTGAGCAGCGGCGTGCAGGGGCTGCTGCTGGAGTGCTACGGCAGTGGCACCGGCCCGGCCGGCGACGCGCAATTGATGAGCGTGCTGCGTGAAGCGCATCAGCGCGGCGTGGTGCTGGCGGCAATCAGTCAGTGCCCGCAAGGCCATGTGCAGTTCGGTGTGTATGCGGCCGGCAGCCGTCTGGCCGAGGTCGGCCTGGTGTCCTGTGGCGGCATGACCCGCGAAGCCGCACTGGGCAAGCTGTTCGCCCTGCTCGGCGCCGGTTTGCCGCAAACGGAGGTCGAGTACTGGCTGGCGCGCGATCTCTGTGGTGAGATGAGCGACTGA
- a CDS encoding AEC family transporter — protein MSTVLNVLLPIFGLILVGFICRRTNRLGPTAASEMNRFVVWLGLPALLFSLTAKADWAQIWQPGFLLAFTGGMLAVFLVTLAYRWKTTGSLVDASIDGLSAGYANTGYIGIPLCVLVLGEDGMAPALIASLLVVCVLFGLAVVCIEVGLQSKKGLGGAIVQVVTALLKNPLVVAPLLGAAWAFGGVQMPAALDEFLRLLGAATVPCALVSLGLFLAQRQSGPSEGAWPLVALKLVLQPLVTWFIAFVLLDLPPFWAHAALLLSALPTGTGPFMLAEYYQRQAALVSRAILFSTLGSLLTLSLILLAISP, from the coding sequence ATGTCCACCGTTCTCAATGTGCTGCTGCCGATCTTCGGCCTGATCCTGGTCGGATTCATTTGTCGGCGAACCAATCGCCTGGGGCCGACCGCGGCATCGGAGATGAATCGCTTCGTGGTCTGGCTCGGCCTGCCGGCCCTGCTCTTCAGCCTCACGGCCAAGGCCGACTGGGCGCAGATCTGGCAACCCGGTTTCCTGCTCGCCTTCACCGGCGGCATGCTCGCGGTGTTTCTGGTCACCCTGGCATACCGCTGGAAAACCACCGGCAGCCTGGTCGACGCCAGCATTGATGGGCTAAGCGCCGGTTATGCCAACACCGGCTATATCGGTATTCCACTGTGCGTGCTGGTACTGGGTGAGGACGGCATGGCGCCCGCGCTGATCGCCTCGCTGCTGGTGGTCTGCGTGCTGTTCGGCCTGGCGGTGGTGTGCATCGAGGTGGGTCTGCAGAGCAAGAAAGGGCTGGGCGGCGCCATCGTTCAGGTGGTCACCGCGCTGTTGAAGAACCCGCTGGTGGTCGCGCCACTGCTCGGTGCTGCCTGGGCCTTTGGTGGTGTGCAGATGCCCGCAGCGCTGGACGAGTTTCTCCGCTTGCTCGGCGCGGCTACCGTACCCTGTGCGCTGGTGTCACTGGGCTTGTTCCTGGCGCAGCGGCAGAGCGGACCGAGCGAAGGCGCCTGGCCGCTGGTGGCGCTTAAGCTGGTGCTGCAACCGCTGGTGACCTGGTTCATCGCTTTTGTGCTGCTCGACCTGCCACCGTTCTGGGCGCATGCCGCGTTGCTGCTCAGCGCACTGCCAACCGGCACCGGGCCGTTCATGCTGGCCGAGTACTACCAGCGC